The DNA sequence TCCCTGTTGCCCGGAAGACGCCGAGCCCTGCTTTGTTACTGATCCTGTTGTTCTCCACCCCTCTAATCATCCGCAGAAGCCGGGCCGGCAGAAGCGGGGAAACAGACGGCCGACGACAAAAAACTGCCGGTCTTGCTCCGGCCCATCCCCGGCGCGGAGGAGTAGCGTTTCCCTATGAGTGCGCAGCAGCCAGAAGATGTATATACGCATGGCCACCACGAGTCAGTGGTCCGCGCCCATGCCTCGCGGACGGCGGAGAACTCCGCGGCGTTCGTGATTCCGCACCTCACCCCCGGGGTGTCGGTGCTGGACGTCGGGTGCGGGCCGGGCAGCATCACGTGCGACTTCGCCGGACTGGTGGCCCCCGGGAAGGTGACCGGGCTGGACCGTTCCCCGGACGTCATTGCCCACGCGCGGGAACTTGCGTCCGATCGCGGCGTGGAGAACGTCGAGTTCGTGGCCGGCAACATCTACGACCTGGACTTCGAGGACGACACGTTCGACGTCGTGCACGCCCACCAGGTCCTGCAGCACCTGACCGATCCCGTGGAGGCGCTGCGCGAGATGCGACGGGTGGCCAAGCCGGGCGGCATTGTGGCTGTGCGCGACGCCGATTTCCACGGCATGAGCTGGTACCCCGCCATCCCCGAACTCGACGAGTGGATGGACCTGTACCAGCGGATCGCCCGGAGGAACGGCGCCGAACCCGACGCCGGACGCCGCCTGGTTTCCTGGGCGCAGGCGGCAGGATTCACGGACGTGGCGCCCACGAGCAGCAATTGGCTTTACGCCACCGGGCAGCAGCGGCGCTGGCAGGCCAGGGTGTGGGGCGAGCGCGTGCTGCACTCAGCCTTCGCCGAACAGGCCCTCGAGTACGGGTTCGTGCAGGAGGCAGACCTCACCCGCATCTCGGCAGGGTGGCACCGTTGGGGCTCCACGAACGACGGCTGGTTCCTCATCCCCAACGGCGAGGTCATCGCGCGCGCCTGAACCTGGGCCCGGCCCGTAGGCCCGCCGCCTCCACCGATTCACCAAAAATGGCCGACCAGGGCACCGTCCGGGCGGCCATTTTCGGCGAATGGCCGCGGGCGCAGCCCACCGGCAGGCCGCACTAAGCTTGTTTGGTGCAAATCTCCCTGTGGCTGGCCCTCGCGGGCGCCGGCGTCCTCATCAGCTTCACTCCCGGCGCGGGCGCCATCAACACCATGAGCAACTCGCTGACGTCCGGCTTCCGCCGCTCCATCTGGGGGATCCTCGGCCAACAGGCCGGGCTGATCATGCACGTTGTCATCGTCGCACTGGGCGTCGGAGTCCTCGTGGCGGGATCCCCCGTTGCCTTCAACGTCATCCGCTACGCCGGGGCCGCCTACCTCGTGTACCTCGGGATCCGGCAGTTCCTGCACAAGCCGGACCTGGACCAGGAAAAGGCCGCCGCCCTCAGGAACGAGCCCGCCTGGTCCATGTTCCGCCGCGGCCTCTGGGTGAACCTGCTCAATCCCAAGGCGATCGTGTTCTTCCTGGCGTTCATGCCACAGTTCATCCGGCCCGAACAGCCGCTGCTGCCGCAATACGTCGCCCTCACGGCCACCGTGGTGGTCATCGACATCCTCGTCATGTGGTTCTTTTTCGCAGCGGCCGCGAAGTCGTTCCAGCGCTTTACCCACGATGTCCGGGGCCAGACGAGGCTCAACCGGATCTTCGGCGTCCTCTTCGTCGCCGTGGGCGTCCTGCTGGCGCTCATCCATTAACCGGGCGGACGCGTTTTCGCAAATGTGACCCCGCGGTCAGGCAACTTTACGGAATCCGTAGACCATAAGGGCACTTACTAGCCAAGCGGGACGGTCATCCTCCATGCT is a window from the Arthrobacter sp. KBS0703 genome containing:
- a CDS encoding LysE family transporter, whose protein sequence is MQISLWLALAGAGVLISFTPGAGAINTMSNSLTSGFRRSIWGILGQQAGLIMHVVIVALGVGVLVAGSPVAFNVIRYAGAAYLVYLGIRQFLHKPDLDQEKAAALRNEPAWSMFRRGLWVNLLNPKAIVFFLAFMPQFIRPEQPLLPQYVALTATVVVIDILVMWFFFAAAAKSFQRFTHDVRGQTRLNRIFGVLFVAVGVLLALIH
- a CDS encoding methyltransferase domain-containing protein, coding for MSAQQPEDVYTHGHHESVVRAHASRTAENSAAFVIPHLTPGVSVLDVGCGPGSITCDFAGLVAPGKVTGLDRSPDVIAHARELASDRGVENVEFVAGNIYDLDFEDDTFDVVHAHQVLQHLTDPVEALREMRRVAKPGGIVAVRDADFHGMSWYPAIPELDEWMDLYQRIARRNGAEPDAGRRLVSWAQAAGFTDVAPTSSNWLYATGQQRRWQARVWGERVLHSAFAEQALEYGFVQEADLTRISAGWHRWGSTNDGWFLIPNGEVIARA